The Thaumasiovibrio subtropicus genome window below encodes:
- a CDS encoding HD domain-containing protein yields MPIAQQGMLEFEAQFRDFIAKEMVTDAAHDLQHVERVVKTAKMLSEEEGAKLEIVLPAAYLHDCFTYPKDHPKRKESAKMAADKAIDFLRTIQYPDIYLDAIHHAIMAHSFSANVTPLTIEAKVVQDADRLGSLGAIGVARCLFVAVGFGSALYSADDPFAATRALDDKSFTVDHFYTKLFKLESMMQTATAKKEARQRSQFMQDFLTQLSNEINDAT; encoded by the coding sequence ATGCCAATAGCGCAACAAGGGATGTTGGAATTTGAAGCACAGTTTCGTGACTTTATCGCGAAGGAGATGGTGACAGATGCGGCGCACGATTTGCAGCATGTTGAACGCGTGGTGAAAACAGCGAAAATGTTGAGCGAGGAAGAAGGCGCCAAACTGGAAATCGTACTTCCCGCGGCTTACTTGCATGACTGTTTTACCTATCCAAAAGATCACCCCAAGCGCAAAGAGAGTGCCAAAATGGCTGCGGATAAAGCCATCGACTTTCTGCGCACTATTCAATACCCCGACATCTATTTGGATGCTATCCATCACGCCATCATGGCACACAGTTTTAGTGCCAATGTGACACCGTTGACCATAGAGGCCAAGGTAGTCCAAGATGCAGATAGGCTCGGCTCTTTAGGAGCGATAGGCGTAGCGCGGTGCTTGTTTGTTGCGGTTGGCTTTGGCTCGGCGCTCTATTCCGCCGATGACCCGTTCGCGGCAACACGTGCACTTGATGACAAATCCTTCACTGTTGACCACTTTTATACCAAGCTTTTCAAGCTCGAAAGCATGATGCAGACCGCAACGGCGAAAAAAGAAGCACGTCAACGTAGTCAGTTTATGCAAGACTTTCTTACTCAACTTTCCAATGAAATTAATGACGCAACGTAA
- a CDS encoding RidA family protein, with the protein MTQQSIEQRIADLGLVLPEASDPQGSYTNCVKTGNLLYVSGKGPVAGLSEVPKGKLGREYSVEEGYEFARITGLDILAAVKLELGSLEKVTRVVKLQGFVNATEAFEQHPKVLDGCSDLMANVFGEKGVHARSVFGATSVRGNLPIIIDSIFEVEV; encoded by the coding sequence ATGACTCAACAGAGTATCGAGCAACGCATTGCTGATTTGGGGCTGGTGTTGCCAGAAGCGAGTGACCCGCAAGGCAGTTATACAAACTGTGTCAAAACAGGCAATCTCTTGTATGTCTCGGGTAAAGGCCCAGTGGCGGGCCTATCGGAAGTGCCAAAAGGTAAGTTAGGGCGGGAGTACAGTGTTGAAGAAGGATATGAATTCGCGCGTATCACCGGGTTAGATATTCTTGCGGCGGTAAAACTCGAACTGGGCAGTCTAGAAAAGGTGACCCGTGTGGTAAAACTGCAGGGTTTTGTGAATGCGACAGAAGCGTTTGAACAACACCCGAAAGTGCTCGATGGTTGTTCTGATTTGATGGCGAATGTGTTTGGCGAGAAGGGTGTCCACGCGCGTTCAGTGTTTGGCGCAACATCCGTACGCGGCAACCTACCTATTATCATTGACTCCATATTTGAGGTGGAGGTGTAA
- a CDS encoding DJ-1/PfpI family protein — MQIAIVLYPGMTALDAIGPYEVFHFLPDAEIRFVSDSPQPIITDSRVLVLGATHSYDETPEPDIVLVPGSSADTTTAMADGELLSWLNQVHQTSQLTLSVCSGALILGAAGILDGHAATTHWIAQKALPTFGAKSQKDQRIVRSGKIITGAGVSAGIDLAFSVVEELYGRQRAEVIQLLIEYDPQPPIDSGHPSKASHEVYRIAKTEMINATKNTKNLISIPKILWRNVLMRLRKR, encoded by the coding sequence ATGCAAATTGCGATTGTTCTCTATCCTGGCATGACAGCACTCGATGCCATTGGGCCCTATGAGGTGTTTCACTTTCTTCCAGATGCCGAGATCAGATTTGTCAGCGATAGCCCTCAGCCGATCATCACTGACAGCAGGGTGTTGGTACTCGGCGCCACACACTCCTATGACGAGACACCTGAACCTGATATCGTATTGGTACCCGGCTCATCTGCTGATACCACAACCGCGATGGCCGATGGTGAGCTCTTGTCATGGTTAAACCAAGTCCATCAAACAAGCCAACTTACATTATCCGTCTGTTCAGGGGCGTTGATTTTAGGTGCTGCCGGCATATTAGATGGGCATGCAGCGACAACACACTGGATTGCGCAAAAAGCGCTGCCCACGTTCGGTGCTAAATCACAGAAAGACCAACGCATCGTTCGGTCTGGAAAAATCATTACCGGAGCAGGTGTTTCAGCGGGAATCGATCTCGCATTTTCAGTTGTTGAAGAACTGTACGGCAGGCAACGTGCTGAGGTTATTCAACTCCTGATCGAATATGACCCCCAGCCACCAATAGACTCCGGACACCCATCAAAAGCATCTCACGAAGTCTATCGTATTGCGAAAACCGAAATGATAAACGCCACAAAGAACACCAAAAACCTGATTTCAATACCAAAGATTTTGTGGCGGAATGTACTGATGCGGTTGCGTAAGAGGTAG
- a CDS encoding mechanosensitive ion channel family protein, whose protein sequence is MALFFPLKGSLHLFRWFLLLSIVFYSISTVAKGEVEDVPSPERMAISKLMSEISVLTDNAAQMRGEEYEAIQLQLFHKNQLLRDRIAIAIDNKALPTAELVALVKKQQQHSAGSMRYLESQILSLNEEINRVKGQDKLPLVNNSRELQQYLFDSYESSWENLQWLEVLGEPDQAALNEFKGKLDNRMRLLSASVGYLSQQQKSISAQVAMSPESEKPALQINELVVDLRLNIVTNSLRELLPIGDALTLETSEYKRQIFEVTGSITYDLLNLTVVLSIIDSWSSAALEWLLENAPQHVFKLLIFLLILLLTRAVSKLTKKAVSHAVSTKNLSISKLMQDFFISMSGKAVWVIGILVGLSQIGINLTPILTGFGIAGVIIGFALQDTMSNFAAGMMLLIYRPFDVGDFVYAGGVDGKVSHMSLVNTTIRTFDNQIIIVPNSKIWGDVIKNVTHERVRRVDMIFGIGYADDLLKAEAVLNDIVATHPAVLRSPEPLIKVQTLNTSSVDFIVRPWVKTDDYWDVYWDVTKEVKLRFDREGITIPFPQQDVHLHVANQPESEAKSDEV, encoded by the coding sequence ATGGCGCTATTTTTTCCACTTAAGGGATCACTTCACCTTTTTCGGTGGTTTCTTCTCCTCTCGATTGTGTTCTATTCGATATCGACTGTCGCAAAGGGTGAGGTTGAAGATGTCCCTTCCCCAGAACGTATGGCGATCAGCAAGTTGATGAGCGAAATTAGCGTGTTGACAGATAATGCAGCACAAATGCGTGGCGAAGAATATGAAGCTATTCAGCTGCAACTGTTTCATAAAAACCAGTTGTTGCGAGATCGTATTGCTATCGCGATTGACAATAAAGCGCTTCCTACAGCGGAACTTGTCGCATTAGTTAAAAAGCAGCAGCAACATTCAGCGGGTTCGATGCGCTATTTAGAGAGCCAGATTTTGTCTCTTAACGAAGAGATAAATCGGGTGAAGGGGCAAGATAAGCTGCCTTTAGTCAACAATAGTCGTGAGTTACAGCAGTATCTGTTTGATAGTTATGAATCGAGCTGGGAAAACTTGCAATGGCTTGAGGTATTGGGAGAGCCAGATCAGGCTGCATTGAACGAATTCAAAGGGAAACTCGACAATCGAATGCGCTTGCTCTCAGCATCGGTAGGCTATTTAAGTCAGCAACAGAAAAGTATTAGTGCGCAAGTGGCGATGAGCCCAGAGTCGGAAAAACCAGCATTGCAAATTAATGAGCTTGTTGTTGACCTGAGGCTAAACATCGTGACCAACAGCTTGCGTGAACTTTTACCTATTGGTGACGCATTGACGTTGGAAACGTCTGAATATAAACGGCAGATCTTTGAGGTGACAGGCAGCATCACCTATGATCTGCTCAATTTGACCGTGGTGCTCTCTATCATCGATAGTTGGTCTAGTGCTGCACTTGAATGGCTATTGGAAAACGCCCCTCAGCATGTGTTTAAGTTACTGATATTTTTGCTCATCTTGTTGCTGACACGGGCCGTGTCAAAGTTAACAAAAAAAGCGGTCAGCCATGCGGTATCAACGAAAAATTTGAGCATTTCTAAATTGATGCAAGATTTTTTCATCTCTATGTCAGGTAAAGCCGTCTGGGTTATCGGGATATTGGTTGGCCTTTCTCAAATCGGAATAAATCTAACGCCGATTTTGACCGGTTTCGGCATCGCGGGCGTGATCATTGGCTTTGCTTTACAAGATACGATGTCTAATTTTGCTGCGGGTATGATGTTACTCATCTATCGCCCTTTTGATGTCGGCGATTTTGTTTACGCGGGTGGTGTGGATGGAAAGGTGAGCCATATGAGTTTGGTTAATACGACAATTCGTACCTTTGATAACCAGATTATTATTGTTCCCAATAGCAAAATTTGGGGTGATGTGATTAAAAATGTCACCCATGAGCGGGTTAGACGAGTTGATATGATCTTCGGCATTGGTTATGCCGATGACTTACTTAAAGCGGAAGCGGTACTCAATGATATCGTAGCGACACACCCTGCAGTACTGCGCTCTCCGGAGCCGTTGATTAAGGTTCAAACCTTGAATACTTCATCTGTTGATTTCATTGTAAGACCTTGGGTGAAGACGGACGATTACTGGGATGTTTATTGGGACGTGACAAAGGAAGTGAAGTTACGTTTTGATCGCGAGGGCATCACGATTCCTTTTCCTCAGCAGGATGTTCACTTACATGTTGCTAATCAACCTGAAAGCGAAGCAAAAAGCGATGAGGTTTAA
- a CDS encoding hydrolase → MLEIPSRFLDVDYVSARIPGVENEEDLTLGANCQVFAYSLLRHFGLMPPCLRSSELWADEVDTYVVTELKPLDIMMYNHSPVAYGAHVGVYWGNGQVLHLSLDNGKPKLESHEALLTQRKYCHFIGAKRVKATLSNGA, encoded by the coding sequence ATGTTAGAGATTCCCTCGAGATTTTTAGATGTCGATTATGTATCGGCGAGAATTCCCGGTGTAGAAAACGAAGAAGATTTGACCTTGGGCGCAAATTGCCAAGTTTTTGCATACAGCTTACTTCGTCATTTTGGATTAATGCCACCATGTTTGCGTTCCAGCGAACTTTGGGCTGACGAAGTGGACACTTATGTGGTAACAGAACTCAAACCATTGGATATAATGATGTACAATCATTCTCCTGTTGCGTATGGCGCACACGTCGGTGTCTATTGGGGAAATGGTCAAGTACTGCATTTATCTCTTGATAACGGTAAACCAAAGCTTGAGTCTCATGAAGCGCTGTTAACGCAACGAAAGTACTGTCATTTCATTGGGGCTAAACGTGTCAAAGCAACGTTGAGTAATGGGGCATAA
- a CDS encoding ClpXP protease specificity-enhancing factor SspB → MDISVVLVIAFVVISTFLPALITGLDKYRVKRAIYKLPSEKEEVREFQLAYKRILQDRHIPHLLIDANHKQVVVPSDYVKNGEVTLNVSPSAIHGFELICDCFVFMTRRGNNNYQVRVPIEAIKALYAFETGEGIKYARYL, encoded by the coding sequence ATGGATATATCCGTAGTTTTAGTGATTGCCTTTGTCGTCATTTCGACGTTTTTGCCTGCGCTAATCACTGGGCTAGATAAATATCGAGTTAAACGTGCGATCTATAAGCTGCCTTCCGAAAAAGAAGAAGTTCGCGAATTTCAACTCGCTTATAAACGTATTCTACAAGATAGGCACATACCTCATTTACTGATTGATGCAAACCACAAGCAAGTGGTTGTACCTTCTGACTATGTGAAAAATGGTGAGGTAACGCTGAATGTGTCTCCGAGCGCGATACATGGATTTGAGCTAATTTGCGACTGTTTTGTCTTTATGACCAGGCGAGGCAATAATAACTATCAAGTACGTGTACCCATAGAAGCGATAAAAGCGCTTTATGCGTTCGAAACTGGAGAGGGGATAAAGTACGCCCGCTATTTATAA
- a CDS encoding DUF805 domain-containing protein: MSWYKLALQRYAEFGGRSRRKEYWMFFLINLLVMLVIGTIDAVVGTMGILSVVYILGTLIPNIALTVRRLHDTGRSAWWLLITFVPFIGSIVFIVFMCLEGQDKDNDWGADPKLA; encoded by the coding sequence ATGAGCTGGTATAAATTGGCGCTACAGCGCTACGCGGAATTTGGCGGTCGTTCACGTCGTAAAGAGTATTGGATGTTCTTCCTAATTAATTTATTAGTTATGCTAGTAATCGGTACCATTGACGCCGTTGTAGGCACAATGGGTATTCTTTCTGTCGTCTATATTCTTGGTACATTGATTCCAAATATTGCACTGACTGTTCGTCGTCTGCATGACACAGGTCGAAGTGCTTGGTGGTTGTTAATTACGTTTGTACCGTTTATCGGTTCGATCGTGTTTATTGTCTTTATGTGTCTGGAAGGCCAAGATAAAGACAATGATTGGGGCGCGGACCCTAAATTAGCATAA
- a CDS encoding ABC-F family ATPase encodes MLTTANITQQFGAKPLFENISVKFGEGNRYGLIGANGCGKSTFMKILSGELEPTGGNVSKDPNERIAKLNQDQFAYEEFSVVDTVIMGHQELWEVKQERDRIYSLPEMSEEDGMRVADLETEFAEMDGYTAESRAGELLLSVGIPLEQHFGLMSEVAPGWKLRVLLAQVLFADPDIMLLDEPTNNLDIDTIRWLEHTLNERNCTMIIISHDRHFLNSVCTHMADLDYGELRLYPGNYDEYMLAATQARERLLADNAKKKAQIAELQTFVARFSANASKAKQATSRAKQIDKIQLEEVKASSRQNPFIRFEQSKELFRNALEIENLSQGFDGEVLWSDFAGLFEVGERVAIIGENGVGKTTLLNTLAGVLEPKSGEYKWSENSNIGYYAQDHSDDFDVDMDLFEWMSQWKQEGDDEQVVRSFLGRLLFSQDDIKKKVGVLSGGEQGRMLLGKLMMHKPNMLLMDEPTNHMDMESIESLNTALELYKGTLFFVSHDRVFVDSIANRIIEIKDGKITDFRGTYTEFLKSRGIDE; translated from the coding sequence GTGCTTACCACTGCAAATATCACCCAACAATTTGGCGCTAAGCCATTGTTCGAGAACATCTCAGTCAAGTTTGGCGAAGGTAACCGTTACGGCTTAATCGGCGCCAATGGCTGTGGTAAGTCCACATTCATGAAGATCCTCAGCGGCGAATTGGAGCCAACGGGCGGCAATGTGTCGAAAGACCCTAATGAGCGTATTGCTAAGCTGAATCAGGATCAGTTTGCTTACGAAGAGTTCTCGGTTGTCGATACGGTTATCATGGGCCATCAAGAGCTATGGGAAGTAAAGCAAGAGCGTGATCGTATTTACTCGTTGCCAGAAATGAGCGAAGAAGATGGTATGCGTGTTGCTGATCTTGAAACAGAATTTGCTGAAATGGATGGCTACACGGCGGAATCACGTGCGGGAGAGCTACTCCTGTCTGTGGGTATCCCGTTGGAGCAACATTTCGGTCTAATGAGTGAAGTTGCACCAGGCTGGAAACTACGTGTTCTTTTGGCACAAGTCTTGTTTGCTGACCCAGATATCATGCTACTGGATGAGCCGACGAACAACTTGGATATTGATACCATTCGTTGGTTAGAGCACACGTTGAACGAACGTAACTGCACCATGATCATCATTTCGCACGACCGTCACTTTTTGAACTCGGTTTGTACTCACATGGCTGACCTTGACTACGGTGAGCTTCGCCTATACCCAGGCAACTATGACGAATATATGCTTGCAGCGACTCAGGCGCGCGAACGTCTATTAGCTGACAATGCAAAGAAGAAAGCACAAATCGCTGAGCTACAAACTTTCGTTGCCCGTTTCTCTGCGAACGCATCAAAAGCAAAACAAGCGACTTCTCGAGCAAAGCAGATTGATAAAATTCAGCTGGAAGAAGTGAAGGCATCAAGTCGCCAGAACCCCTTCATTCGTTTTGAACAGTCGAAAGAGCTTTTCCGAAATGCGCTTGAAATTGAAAACCTGTCTCAGGGCTTTGATGGGGAAGTGCTTTGGTCTGATTTTGCGGGGCTGTTTGAAGTCGGCGAGCGTGTTGCGATTATCGGTGAAAATGGCGTCGGCAAAACAACCCTATTGAATACCCTGGCGGGTGTACTTGAGCCTAAGAGCGGAGAGTATAAGTGGTCTGAGAACTCGAATATCGGTTATTACGCCCAAGATCATTCGGATGATTTTGACGTGGACATGGATCTGTTTGAGTGGATGTCTCAGTGGAAGCAAGAAGGGGATGATGAGCAAGTTGTCCGCAGTTTCCTAGGACGTTTGTTGTTCTCACAAGACGACATCAAAAAGAAAGTGGGTGTACTGTCAGGTGGTGAGCAAGGGCGTATGCTATTAGGTAAGCTGATGATGCATAAGCCAAATATGCTTCTCATGGACGAACCAACAAACCACATGGATATGGAGTCAATTGAATCTCTGAACACAGCGTTAGAGCTTTATAAAGGCACCTTGTTCTTTGTTTCTCATGACCGTGTCTTCGTTGACTCAATTGCAAACCGCATCATCGAAATCAAAGATGGCAAGATCACTGACTTCCGTGGAACGTACACCGAGTTCCTCAAGTCACGTGGTATTGACGAGTAA
- a CDS encoding DUF2986 domain-containing protein codes for MNRKKKIKETLLKKHKKKMSRMHKANKPKYISKADRAKMEAEQAAAEGIDQNQPESDIEKAGD; via the coding sequence ATGAATAGAAAAAAGAAGATCAAAGAAACACTGCTTAAAAAGCACAAAAAGAAAATGTCTAGAATGCATAAAGCAAACAAGCCTAAGTATATCTCCAAAGCAGATCGCGCCAAAATGGAAGCAGAACAAGCGGCGGCTGAAGGCATTGATCAAAACCAACCAGAATCAGATATAGAAAAAGCAGGCGATTAG
- a CDS encoding GGDEF domain-containing protein, whose amino-acid sequence MSEVWLSFALIIWNDWIRDDMKVHRELASDAAVDTHRRKTFQMVLAIMIFIGAFYIGLGLYRGVLWLVFAHLSFVSFCAVLLFQSPDKRRLRIQSFLFLAVYYALVIFSINRAEPHSVSFLWLAVGPPLSYLLLGRKTGFWVNAVFITVGVLSYQLMLMLPESSISRVSMFNLVFCLLTIWAIADVYEAQRENVEKRLRDIAMTDPLTGLCNRLSLAAEYQDIVEKSGDKPVSLILLDLDYFKQVNDRYGHEVGDLALIHVANVIKMNVSEREKIFRIGGEEFCITSEGSGKYEAKRIAEHIRCVISHTTFHHEQQVIPLSASIGISSAGDDGNEFATLYRKADRRMYHAKKTGRNRVVDSDPLMTSAVSSG is encoded by the coding sequence ATGTCTGAAGTTTGGTTGAGTTTCGCACTCATCATTTGGAATGATTGGATTAGGGATGATATGAAAGTTCACCGTGAACTCGCCTCTGATGCGGCAGTGGATACGCACAGACGCAAAACCTTCCAAATGGTGTTAGCCATTATGATTTTTATCGGCGCATTCTACATTGGTCTCGGTTTATATCGTGGCGTGCTTTGGCTGGTATTTGCTCACCTCTCTTTTGTCTCGTTCTGTGCGGTTTTACTCTTTCAATCCCCGGATAAGCGACGTCTTCGGATACAGAGCTTTCTTTTTCTTGCCGTATATTATGCCCTAGTGATCTTTTCTATTAACCGTGCCGAGCCACATAGCGTGTCATTTCTTTGGCTCGCGGTTGGTCCGCCGTTGTCCTACCTTCTTCTGGGTAGAAAAACAGGTTTTTGGGTGAATGCTGTTTTTATCACAGTAGGCGTGCTGTCGTATCAACTCATGCTAATGCTGCCTGAAAGCAGTATTTCACGGGTTTCGATGTTCAATTTGGTCTTTTGTTTGCTCACTATCTGGGCCATTGCTGATGTGTATGAAGCACAACGGGAAAATGTGGAGAAGCGGCTTAGGGATATCGCAATGACGGATCCATTAACGGGATTGTGTAATCGTTTATCGCTGGCTGCTGAGTATCAGGATATCGTTGAAAAATCGGGTGATAAACCGGTAAGTTTGATCTTACTTGACCTTGATTACTTCAAACAGGTGAATGATAGGTATGGCCACGAGGTGGGGGATCTCGCGTTAATTCACGTCGCAAACGTGATTAAAATGAATGTATCAGAGCGAGAAAAAATCTTTCGCATTGGTGGCGAAGAGTTTTGCATAACCAGTGAAGGCAGCGGTAAGTACGAGGCGAAACGCATAGCCGAGCATATTCGCTGTGTAATCAGTCACACCACATTCCATCATGAGCAACAGGTGATTCCGCTTTCAGCCAGTATCGGCATTTCGTCTGCCGGTGATGATGGTAATGAGTTCGCGACACTCTACCGAAAAGCAGATCGACGTATGTATCACGCCAAGAAAACGGGCCGTAACCGTGTTGTTGATAGTGATCCTTTGATGACGAGTGCTGTCTCAAGCGGATAG
- a CDS encoding metal-dependent hydrolase, whose protein sequence is MDSVTQAALGAVVAGAVAGKQCNAKVLLAGAALGTLPDLDVVLSYGDPVTDMVKHRGFSHSLLILFPLSLLLAKLCHLWLTPSWSFKKLLVLISAVLITHPLLDAFTTYGTQLLWPFEIYFAVSSIFIIDPLYTLPLLLVILMALWQRDKAASRCRAGLVVTTLYLAWSIIAMGMIESRTRDSLVELGYERDQPLFLTPTPFNTVLWRIVVLDDEQYLEGLASLLDSDPKVDFLVRERGSWPFAHQPDVLQAQLKFAGDYVRYQVDEERVVVADLRMGIADFLSFQFQYATMDDLERWQQHTPFALNGLDGAELYLPKLLLRLMGDQSLDADLCRNCNATES, encoded by the coding sequence ATGGACTCAGTTACGCAGGCGGCCTTAGGGGCAGTGGTCGCAGGTGCCGTTGCGGGTAAGCAGTGTAATGCGAAGGTTTTGCTAGCTGGCGCTGCGCTCGGCACATTGCCTGATTTAGACGTTGTACTCAGCTATGGTGACCCTGTCACGGATATGGTGAAGCACCGTGGCTTTAGCCACTCTCTTTTGATCTTATTCCCACTCTCTCTATTACTCGCTAAGTTGTGCCATCTTTGGCTAACACCCTCATGGTCGTTTAAAAAGCTGTTGGTGTTAATTAGTGCTGTTTTGATTACCCATCCTTTATTGGATGCGTTTACGACTTACGGCACCCAACTACTATGGCCTTTCGAAATCTACTTCGCGGTGTCGAGTATTTTCATTATTGATCCTTTGTATACCTTGCCACTATTGCTCGTGATTTTGATGGCGTTGTGGCAGAGAGATAAAGCGGCATCGCGCTGTCGTGCGGGATTAGTTGTGACGACGCTCTATCTTGCTTGGAGCATAATAGCGATGGGGATGATTGAAAGCAGAACGCGAGACAGCCTCGTTGAGTTAGGTTATGAACGTGACCAGCCGCTATTTCTTACCCCAACGCCTTTTAATACGGTGCTTTGGCGGATAGTGGTATTAGATGACGAGCAGTACTTAGAAGGGCTTGCGTCGCTACTTGATAGTGATCCTAAAGTCGATTTCTTAGTGAGAGAGCGCGGATCATGGCCTTTTGCGCATCAGCCAGATGTTTTACAAGCGCAATTAAAGTTCGCCGGGGATTACGTTCGATATCAAGTGGATGAAGAGCGAGTGGTGGTTGCTGATCTGCGTATGGGCATCGCTGACTTTCTTTCGTTTCAATTTCAGTATGCCACTATGGATGACCTCGAACGCTGGCAGCAGCATACGCCATTTGCACTAAATGGATTAGACGGAGCAGAACTCTACTTGCCTAAGCTTCTTTTAAGGCTAATGGGCGATCAATCGCTGGATGCTGATTTGTGTCGTAATTGCAATGCAACAGAGAGTTGA
- a CDS encoding DUF3047 domain-containing protein, whose amino-acid sequence MIRPFLLGILLISSFAVYANQLHFLPKDMLLWEQKAFGSETDYRIEQESVFAHSEGGASGLFNESHIDLTETPILTWHWKPAKFPQVKDERLKEGDDFALRVYVVAKTGFGPWGTKAISYVWSQTHRVGENWPNPFAGERVVMLALRDSNSPLAWQKETRNIAADFERFFDEPVTKIHAVAIMTDGDNSASVAAGYYGELLFTAETLDLSLSADGLVKNEE is encoded by the coding sequence ATGATCAGACCATTTTTGCTTGGAATACTGTTGATTTCGAGCTTTGCCGTTTATGCAAATCAACTTCATTTTTTGCCAAAAGATATGTTGCTATGGGAGCAAAAAGCCTTTGGCTCTGAAACAGACTATCGCATTGAGCAAGAGAGTGTGTTTGCGCATAGCGAGGGGGGAGCTTCTGGGCTGTTTAATGAATCTCACATTGATCTCACCGAAACCCCCATCTTAACTTGGCATTGGAAACCGGCGAAATTTCCCCAAGTGAAGGATGAGCGCCTCAAAGAGGGTGATGATTTTGCTTTACGTGTGTACGTTGTGGCAAAAACGGGTTTTGGGCCGTGGGGAACAAAGGCAATCAGTTATGTTTGGTCACAGACTCATCGCGTTGGAGAGAACTGGCCTAACCCATTTGCAGGCGAACGGGTTGTGATGCTTGCGTTGCGAGATAGCAACTCACCCCTAGCATGGCAGAAAGAAACGCGTAATATCGCGGCTGATTTTGAGCGTTTTTTTGATGAACCAGTGACTAAGATTCATGCTGTCGCGATCATGACAGACGGTGATAACAGCGCGAGTGTGGCCGCAGGGTATTATGGTGAGCTGCTTTTTACTGCTGAAACATTGGATCTATCATTATCCGCAGATGGGCTTGTGAAAAATGAGGAATAA
- a CDS encoding glycine cleavage system protein R: MNTEFTITIAGHDRPNLMNQLAATTHSLGGKWLVSKLNRLDNQIAGIIRIDVPNQSAVQLKAALSEITECHVRIIDDLEPLSSSVQKVSLSVESQDRPGLVHDLTQRLDDLGVHTLAMENTRIGVPDAGKTVFMANLDVEVPVEMEIEQLLNSVETIDPNLKAHCSV, encoded by the coding sequence ATGAATACAGAATTCACTATCACAATTGCAGGCCATGACAGACCAAACCTAATGAATCAACTCGCCGCGACTACGCATTCCCTCGGCGGTAAATGGCTTGTCAGTAAACTGAATCGCCTAGACAACCAAATCGCTGGCATCATACGCATCGACGTACCAAACCAAAGTGCCGTTCAATTGAAAGCGGCGCTCAGCGAAATCACCGAGTGCCATGTCAGAATCATCGATGACCTTGAGCCACTGTCAAGCAGTGTTCAAAAAGTCTCCTTGAGTGTTGAGTCTCAAGATAGACCCGGGTTGGTTCACGACTTAACTCAACGCCTTGATGATCTGGGCGTACATACATTAGCGATGGAAAACACCCGCATTGGTGTCCCTGATGCAGGAAAAACAGTCTTTATGGCAAATCTGGATGTAGAAGTGCCCGTAGAGATGGAAATAGAGCAATTGCTAAACAGCGTAGAAACGATAGACCCAAACTTAAAAGCGCACTGTAGCGTATAA
- a CDS encoding zinc ribbon domain-containing protein YjdM, whose product MSALPNCPQCNSEYTYEDQDLYICPECAHEWSQDGSDDMDDSLVIKDSVGNLLQDGDSVTVIKDLKVKGSSSVVKVGTKVKNIRLVEGDHDIDCKVDGIGFMKLKSQFVKKA is encoded by the coding sequence ATGTCGGCTTTACCAAATTGTCCTCAATGTAACTCTGAATACACGTACGAAGATCAGGATCTCTATATTTGCCCTGAGTGTGCACACGAGTGGTCTCAAGATGGATCTGACGACATGGACGATAGCTTAGTCATCAAAGACTCTGTGGGTAACTTGTTGCAAGATGGTGACAGTGTCACTGTGATCAAGGATTTGAAAGTAAAAGGGTCTTCATCAGTGGTCAAAGTGGGCACGAAAGTGAAAAATATTCGTTTGGTTGAGGGCGACCACGATATTGACTGTAAGGTGGATGGCATCGGTTTTATGAAGCTGAAATCTCAGTTCGTTAAAAAAGCGTAA